The Limnospira fusiformis SAG 85.79 genomic interval CCAGTCCCTGGGTAGAGTGAACCCACACTCAGGACATCGGAACACTTTTGAGCCACCTAGCTGGGAATGGACATGACCACAGTGAGTACAGGTTTTGCTGGTGTATTCTTCCGTCACATCTACAACTGTGGTTCCAGTTATTTCCCCTTGATGTCTCAGGGTTAGTTTGAATCGATAATGCGCCCATGTCAGCATGGCGCGGGCAGTCTTAGACCTGATTAGACGCTTCACCTTGGCAACCATATCGGAAGTCTCAAAGGTGGGCAAAAAAATTAGGCTGTAGTTGTGAGTCAAGTAGTGAGCAATTTGTTTGTGGGCTTCATCAACTAGATTGCGGATTTTGGTTCTCATTCGTTGAGCCGCTTGCCTCATCCGTCGCCTTCTTGAACGACAGGGTTCCTTGGCGATTCGGCTCATCAAATCATCCAAATGTTGACATAGCCTAGTAATGCGTCCAATATCCCCGGAGCCCAATTCCAGAAATCGAGAGCCATCAAACCCAGTTATGAAAGTTCGCACACCCGGGTCTAATGCAATCACGCCAGTAGCGTCAGTTGGGGTAACGGCAACTGGTTCAGGGAAAATCGCCAACCATCGACCTTTGGTAAACACCAACTGAGTCCCTTGCCCGCAAGTTTTAGGGATGGGTTCGGAAACCATGAAAGTTAATCCTTTCGTGAGTCTTGGATACCAACTCCCTGAAGAGAAATTAGTATTATTGAACTTAATCCCTTGAGAGCTGTCACGACAACTTCTAAACCTTGCATCAGGACTAGCGGTCAAAGCCTGATAGGCATCAAAGATGGCATTTTGCCGAATGTGGCAGGGTGTTTCTTTGACCCATTCGGGTAAGTCGCTCTGCATCACTTTATTGCGTAACTTTAACTTGCTTAGTCGTTTACCACTCCGGGATAATGCAATTGCTTGGTTGTAGCAATACCGACAAGCAGCCAGCCATTTACGCCAGACTTGATTTAGCTCGGGGCTGGGGTAAATCCGGATCTTCTTTGACCTGAGTTTTGTATTTACTCCGTCCGTATAATCGGGAACTGAAGCAGTGGAGGATGGCGAGGATGTCCTCAACCATTTCTGGTTCTGGACTGAGACTTGTCTGGTTGAGAACCATGAGTGAGCACCTGTTTTGCTCACAGAGCCATCCAAACAAGTCAAATCCCCATATTGCCAATCGGTCTGGGTGGGCAACGACAACCATGCGGACATCTCCTGACAAGACTTGTCCCAGTAAGGCCAGCATTTTCTTTCCCTTGAAGTTGAGCCCGCCTCCGATTTCTGAGACGACTTCTGCTTCGGGGTAGAGGTTGGACAGTGCGGCCACCTGTCGGTTGAGGTCGGACTGCTGGGCGCGGCTACTAACTCTGGCATAGATAACGACTTTGCGTTTGTCACTGCCTGATTTGGCAGTATATGACTCAACGTTGTATCGTCGTTGCCCAGCGGGGGTTCTGATGGTCTCGATTGAGCCATTGTCGTCCCATCTGCGGAGTGTTCTTTCATGGACTCGAAGGATTTGGGCCGCTTCCTTGGGTTTGACATATCTGGCAATAGGTTTATCCTCAACCATTCTCGCTTATTATACCGTATTGCCCTAAAATATTAACCGAATTTGTGATTAAATCATGCTCCCAAAAACTTGATAGATTAACGCAATTGTGCTAGACCAGAGAGATTAAAATTTTGTAACCAGACTTCGCGATCGCTGGGAGTAAAAGACTCAGAACTAGATTGAACCTTAACCTGAAAGCGATCGCCTACCAGTAGCGCCGTAGTGTTTCTACCCTGAGTAACTGCGGGATATCCACCAATTCTCTGGGTAGACTCCTGAAACTTGCGGGCGGCGCTAGGGTTATTAGCCAAATCATTAATCGATAGCAGCGCCAGAGCATCACCACCGCGAGAAAGTTGCGCTTGAGCAAATCCCTCTTTTTCTTGGCGGAAAGTAACACTATAGCCATCGGCACCCCTAGGGAAATATCGGTTAAACTGACCCCCAGGGAGAGGTTGAGCATCTGCGACCTGTTGAACCGCCCCGGTAGTACCAGTATCAGGTGTGCTAGTGGTTAGATCAGAGCAGCCGGAAACCAGCACCGATAAACTGAGGACAACCGCGCAGACTAACTTGGGAAAATAGTTAATTTTGATCATGGTTCCCCATTTGTGGAAGGACAGCGAATGGGACATTAGACAAAAGCCAAAAAGCTAATCTGATTTTATGCTATCGGTGAACTACACAGGCATTATCTGGCTTTCCTGACTCAATGATGATTAAGTGAACTTGTATCAAACGAGATATCGAGATTTTCTCATAGCAAGCTAAAATCTACGGTTTAACTTCTATGGTTATTGCAGCATGGTCAATCTCACACCAAATCCGAGTTTTAGTGTCACCCTGCGCTTACAATTGCCCAATAAAGCGGGTAAGCTGGCCAGTGTTGTTCAGGCGATCGCCAATACTGGGGGCAATATGGGTCCGATTGATCTGATCGAACAAACTCTCCATACCACCGTCAGGGAGTTCACCGTTGATGCTTCGAGTACAGAACACGCCGAGGAAATTATCGAATCGGTCAAAAATCTGCCAGATTCAAAGCTGCTGGAAGTTTACGATCGCACTTTTAACCTACATCGCAGCGGCAAAATTAGCATTAATAGCAAAATTCCCCTCAAATCTCAAAGCGACCTAGCCATGGCTTATACTCCCGGTGTGGGTCGCATTTGTCGGGCGATCGCCGATGACCCGGAACAGGTCTACAACCTCACCATTAAACAAAATACCGTGGCTATTGTCACTGATGGTAGCGCCGTTTTGGGTCTGGGTAATTTGGGACCGGGAGGTGCTTTACCTGTCATGGAAGGTAAGGCTATGCTGTTTAAGGAATTTGCCGATATTGATGCGTTTCCCGTCTGTCTGGATACTCAAGACCCTGATGCCATTGTGGAAACAGTCAAAAATATCGCCCCGGTGTTTGGTGGCATCAATTTAGAGGATATCGCCGCCCCTCGCTGTTTTGAGATTGAAGCGCGACTCCGAGAAATTCTCGAGATTCCCATATTTCACGATGACCAGCATGGTACGGCTATTGTCAGTTTAGCTGCTTTAATCAATGCCCTGAAGTTGGTTAACAAACCCATAGAGGAGGTCAAGATTGTTTTAAATGGGGCCGGGGCTGCGGGAATTGCGATCGCTCGACTTCTCAAAAAAGCCGGGGCTACTCAAATTATTATCTGTGATTCTCGCGGCATTATCTCCAAAGGGCGATCGGACCTCACCCCCCAAAAACAAGAATTTGCTGTCGAGTTATCTGGAACTATTGCTAATGCCATGAAAGGGGCTGATGTGTTTATGGGGATCAGTGTTCCCGGTGTGATCACCAGGGAAATGGTTAAATCTATGGCTAGTGATCCCATTGTATTTGCTATGGCTAACCCCATTCCTGAAATTCAGCCAGAATTAATCACTAATGATGTGGCGGTGATTGCTACCGGACGCAGTGATTATGCTAATCAAATTAATAATGTTTTGGCATTTCCTGGCATTTTCCGGGGCGCTTTGGACTGTCGGGCTTCCAGCCTCACTATGAGTATGTATTTGGAAGCGGCGGCGGCGATCGCTGCTTTGGTGACAGCTAATGAGTTGAGCCCTGAAAATATTGTGCCGTCCGTTTTTGATAAGCGTGTGGCGATCGCTGTAGCTGCAGCCGTCTCCCATACTGCGCGCCAAGAAGGAATTGCTCGCCGTTAGGGTTTAACTATTGGGGGAATTTTCCCCCACCCCTACTCACCATTCCCAAAATTGCCATAAACAACCGCTCACAGGCTGGCCAACCTGTTTAATTTCATGATCAAAATGTCAACAACTACTCTATTATATTGGGCGGGGAGTTTTTTAGAGGCTCCACCTCTATGAGAAGGGGCGCAGATTTTAGCTCAATTATAATGTTGACAGGAGAAACTCAATCAATGGAGCAAAGAGGTGTAACAGTCTGGTTTACCGGCTTGAGTGGCGCGGGGAAAACCACCATTAGCCAAGCTGTAGCCGAAAAGCTGAAATCTCAGGGATACAGATTAGAAATTTTAGATGGGGATATAGTCCGCACTAACTTAACTAAAGGCTTAGGGTTTAGCAAAGAAGACCGCGATGAGAATATTCGCCGCATTGGCTTTGTTTCTCATTTATTAACTCGCAACGGTGTGATTGTATTTGTTTCCGCAATTTCTCCCTATCGAGAAATTCGTGAGGAAGTCCGTCAACGGATTGGTGATTTTGTCGAAGTCTTTGTTAATGCACCCTTAAATGTTTGTGAAGAAAGGGATGTGAAAGGACTGTATCAACGGGCTAGGGCTGGCGAAATTAAAGGCTTTACTGGTATTGATGACCCCTACGAACCTCCCCTAAATCCTGAGATTGAATGTCGCACCGACCTCGAAGAACTTTCGGAAAGTGTTGATAAGGTGATTCAAAGTTTACAAAAATTGGGTTATTTAGGAGCTTGAATAAATCACGATTATCAGGTAGGTAACAGAGACTAATCCGGCGCTGAGGGGAATTGATTAACTCTCCCCTAGCCGGAATCCTGATAGCTAACTTCTGGCTGCTGCTTTCCAATTAATCAGATAATTATCAATATATTAATAGTCAATTTGTGTCTATGAATGACTTATATATTTCTTGGTCGGAATATTACCAAAAAATCGAAGTTTTAGCAGCTAAAATATATCAATCTCAGTGGGAGTTTAATCAGATTATTTGTCTGGCTAGGGGAGGGCTACGAATTGGGGATATACTCTCGCGTATTTATGATGTCCCCCTAGGGATTTTGGCGGCTTCTTCCTATGGGGGACCCGGTGGAAAAATTCGAGGAGAAATTCAGATCGCCCATCATCTTAGCATGACTACAGAAAATTTGGGCGATCGCATTTTGTTAGTAGATGATTTAGCTGATTCTGGGATTAGTCTTGAACGTTCAATTGTTTGGTTAACAGAACACTACCCTGATGAGATTACCCAAGTTCGTACAGGAGTAATCTGGTATAAAAGTTGTTCTACCTTTGTCCCTGATTATTATGTGGATTTTCTGAGTAATAATCCCTGGATTCATCAACCCTTTGAATATTACGAACAACTCCAGCCAGCGGATTTAGTCCACCAGGTGAATGGACTAGATTCTTAAACAAAATTAACGTTTAACGCCAAGGTATCAGATATTTGATACTCTATTAAGTTGTTAAACTGTACACTGAAGCAAACCACAGTTGAAAGCTAATGTCAGAGATTGAATCGAATCTCCAGATCTTGATGCGAACTTTGAGACGGAGACTGCATTTATCCCAAGAAGGGTTAGCCCAAAAGCTGGGCGTGTCTCGTGGTAGTGTCAATCGTTGGGAAAATGGTCGGGGTGAACCTTCTCAAGCTATTCTTAATAGTATTCAGCATCTATGGGAATCGGTATTTGATGAGGAAGAACCCAAAGCCAGAACCTCTTACCTCAATAGTGTCCCCAAATTCCGACAGTCTGATGTGATGCGGATTTTAGGAGTATCTCACCAACGGGTTAGAACTTTGCGTATTCGCCAGACCTTAAAATTTTATTGGGATGAAGAAATGAATACTTGGGTAACATCAGATATCGAAATAAAACGTTATCTACGTCGCAAGGGAAAACGATTAAGATACAAGGAAATAAAGTAAATTAATCCCTATGTTCGGTGTTGGTAGTCCCAGACCATACGCCCAGAAACCTATCCCCTGGGCGGTGGGTTTTGGTCTGTTTACAGATACCTAAAGGGCTACAAGAAGCGATCGCCTCTGCGGTCAAGCGTGCGGACTAATTATAGCATCAAATTACTCTAGTTAATCAACTAATAAGTATGCCTCAAACAAGCTGGAAATTACTATTTATCTCAACCCCGGTCGGTCCCCTAGGTTCAGGATTAGGGGGGGGAGTCGAATTAACATTGTTGAATATGGCAAAAGCCTTACACAGCCGAGGTCATGATATAACCGTTGTTGCGCCTTCTGGGTCAGTGTTAGAGGCCCTATCAGTTATAGAAATTTCGGGGAAACTACAACCGATCGCCCAAAATCAAGACCGAGATTCTCTGATTACCATACCGGAAAATTCTGTGTTAGGAAATATGTGGGAATATGGGCGACAGGTACAGACAAACTATCATGCAATTGTCAATTTTGCCTTTGATTGGCTACCATTTTATCTGACTCCTTTTTTCCCGACTCCGATCGCTCACTGGGTGAGTATGGGTTCCCTAATTTCCGCCTTAGATCAGATAGTTGTTGAGGTGATGAAACAGTTTCCGGGGACTGTCGGATTTTATAGCCATACCCAAGCCGCCACCTTTGGTTCAGACCTAGGCTATGCTTGTTTAGGAAGTGGCTTAGAAATGGATCGCTATCAGTTTTGTGATCAACCCCATCAACAACTAGCTTGGATGGGTCGTATTTCCCCGGAAAAAGGCTTAGAGGATGCGATCGCGGCGGCGGATAAAACAGGTATCCCTCTGGCAATTTTTGGCAAAATTCAGGATGAGCAATATTGGCAAAATATCCTGAATACTTATCCGAATGCGCCCCTAAATTATCGGGGATTTTTGAATACAGATGAACTACAACAGGGTCTGCGTGAATGTCGAGGTTTATTAATGACTCATCGCTGGGTAGAAGCCTTTGGAAATGTCGCTATTGAAGCCTTAGCCTGTGGGGTTCCGGTGATTAGTTATCGACGGGGTGGACCCGCCGAAATTGTCCGAGATGGTGAAACGGGTTGGCTAGTCGAACCCGACAGCGTAACGGGTTTGGTCGATGCGATCGCCAAATTAGAGCAAATTGACCGCCGCCAATGTCGCGCTTTAGCCGAAAAGGAATATTCCTTAGTAGCTTTAGGCGATCGCTTAGAAACATGGTTATCCGATGTGATCGCGCTTAAAAATTGAACTGAGGATGTATCCTAGGATTCAGTTTTTCCTGGACAGGTTTTCCCCCTTGTAAATGTTGGGTGGCGATCGCCTTTGCATCTTCCGGTTGAACTCGATAGTACCAAGTCTCATCGGGAATTACCCGCACCGTCGGACCTATATTACACTGTCCTAGACAGCCACTAGCCTCCACCTTCACATTAGGGACATCTGCATCCTCAAAGGCTTTCAGAGTACCCTCGGAACCATTCCGCAAGCAGGACTGATGCTGACAAACCAGGACACACCGAGATTGATCCGAGGTGGTTTGTGGTTGGGGTGGCTGGGTTTCTGGCATTTGGGAGGTTTTGCTAAAAATTTCCATACCCCCATTATGTACAAAACGCGATCGCAAAAGCCAGGGGATTACTGCTGAGAAGGTCTAACCTCCAAAACCCCCCTATCTGTAAATACCACCTCAAATACCACTGTTTTACCCGCAGTTTCCGCCGCCATAGCGTCAGATTCCACTAGAGTAGGTAGAGGAGTATTATCAACGTTTTCCGAAGCCTCAGAAGACTTAGGTTCAAATTCCGCGATCGCCCCCGTCGGAGTCACTGTCACCATGTAACTGACCGCCGTAGGAACCGGGGTTCCTTTCACAGTCCAAGCCCGGTCAATTTTATCGTAAATAATATTATTCAATTCTTCAATATTGACCGTCTCAGGAACTGCCGCTACCTCGTTTCCTGTCGTCATCTCAGCCGTCGGAGTTGGGTCAGGAGTCATGGCTGCTTCAGTTTCCGGGGACTCCGAC includes:
- a CDS encoding RNA-guided endonuclease InsQ/TnpB family protein; translation: MRIYPSPELNQVWRKWLAACRYCYNQAIALSRSGKRLSKLKLRNKVMQSDLPEWVKETPCHIRQNAIFDAYQALTASPDARFRSCRDSSQGIKFNNTNFSSGSWYPRLTKGLTFMVSEPIPKTCGQGTQLVFTKGRWLAIFPEPVAVTPTDATGVIALDPGVRTFITGFDGSRFLELGSGDIGRITRLCQHLDDLMSRIAKEPCRSRRRRMRQAAQRMRTKIRNLVDEAHKQIAHYLTHNYSLIFLPTFETSDMVAKVKRLIRSKTARAMLTWAHYRFKLTLRHQGEITGTTVVDVTEEYTSKTCTHCGHVHSQLGGSKVFRCPECGFTLPRDWNGAFGIFLKALRDTASVTLTGNSAIVALSGNSRINVA
- a CDS encoding IS607 family transposase: MARYVKPKEAAQILRVHERTLRRWDDNGSIETIRTPAGQRRYNVESYTAKSGSDKRKVVIYARVSSRAQQSDLNRQVAALSNLYPEAEVVSEIGGGLNFKGKKMLALLGQVLSGDVRMVVVAHPDRLAIWGFDLFGWLCEQNRCSLMVLNQTSLSPEPEMVEDILAILHCFSSRLYGRSKYKTQVKEDPDLPQPRAKSSLA
- a CDS encoding NAD-dependent malic enzyme, with protein sequence MVNLTPNPSFSVTLRLQLPNKAGKLASVVQAIANTGGNMGPIDLIEQTLHTTVREFTVDASSTEHAEEIIESVKNLPDSKLLEVYDRTFNLHRSGKISINSKIPLKSQSDLAMAYTPGVGRICRAIADDPEQVYNLTIKQNTVAIVTDGSAVLGLGNLGPGGALPVMEGKAMLFKEFADIDAFPVCLDTQDPDAIVETVKNIAPVFGGINLEDIAAPRCFEIEARLREILEIPIFHDDQHGTAIVSLAALINALKLVNKPIEEVKIVLNGAGAAGIAIARLLKKAGATQIIICDSRGIISKGRSDLTPQKQEFAVELSGTIANAMKGADVFMGISVPGVITREMVKSMASDPIVFAMANPIPEIQPELITNDVAVIATGRSDYANQINNVLAFPGIFRGALDCRASSLTMSMYLEAAAAIAALVTANELSPENIVPSVFDKRVAIAVAAAVSHTARQEGIARR
- the cysC gene encoding adenylyl-sulfate kinase, giving the protein MEQRGVTVWFTGLSGAGKTTISQAVAEKLKSQGYRLEILDGDIVRTNLTKGLGFSKEDRDENIRRIGFVSHLLTRNGVIVFVSAISPYREIREEVRQRIGDFVEVFVNAPLNVCEERDVKGLYQRARAGEIKGFTGIDDPYEPPLNPEIECRTDLEELSESVDKVIQSLQKLGYLGA
- a CDS encoding phosphoribosyltransferase; the encoded protein is MNDLYISWSEYYQKIEVLAAKIYQSQWEFNQIICLARGGLRIGDILSRIYDVPLGILAASSYGGPGGKIRGEIQIAHHLSMTTENLGDRILLVDDLADSGISLERSIVWLTEHYPDEITQVRTGVIWYKSCSTFVPDYYVDFLSNNPWIHQPFEYYEQLQPADLVHQVNGLDS
- a CDS encoding helix-turn-helix domain-containing protein, which codes for MSEIESNLQILMRTLRRRLHLSQEGLAQKLGVSRGSVNRWENGRGEPSQAILNSIQHLWESVFDEEEPKARTSYLNSVPKFRQSDVMRILGVSHQRVRTLRIRQTLKFYWDEEMNTWVTSDIEIKRYLRRKGKRLRYKEIK
- a CDS encoding glycosyltransferase family 4 protein, whose product is MPQTSWKLLFISTPVGPLGSGLGGGVELTLLNMAKALHSRGHDITVVAPSGSVLEALSVIEISGKLQPIAQNQDRDSLITIPENSVLGNMWEYGRQVQTNYHAIVNFAFDWLPFYLTPFFPTPIAHWVSMGSLISALDQIVVEVMKQFPGTVGFYSHTQAATFGSDLGYACLGSGLEMDRYQFCDQPHQQLAWMGRISPEKGLEDAIAAADKTGIPLAIFGKIQDEQYWQNILNTYPNAPLNYRGFLNTDELQQGLRECRGLLMTHRWVEAFGNVAIEALACGVPVISYRRGGPAEIVRDGETGWLVEPDSVTGLVDAIAKLEQIDRRQCRALAEKEYSLVALGDRLETWLSDVIALKN
- a CDS encoding (2Fe-2S) ferredoxin domain-containing protein — encoded protein: MEIFSKTSQMPETQPPQPQTTSDQSRCVLVCQHQSCLRNGSEGTLKAFEDADVPNVKVEASGCLGQCNIGPTVRVIPDETWYYRVQPEDAKAIATQHLQGGKPVQEKLNPRIHPQFNF